A single genomic interval of Candidatus Dadabacteria bacterium harbors:
- the leuB gene encoding 3-isopropylmalate dehydrogenase yields MPKVLVIPGDGIGTEVTEVSLSVLKAISEKNQIEFTLDTALLGGCCIDAHGVPVTEETIENARQSDAVLLGAVGGPKWENIEHHLKPERGLLELRKRLDAFANLRPAVVYSALADASTLKREVVQGVDIMVVRELTGGIYFGHPRGTEKTDGGETRAFNTLTYSTSEIKRVARTAFEIARKRKSKVTSIDKSNVLESMVLWRDTVTELGDFEFPDVTLEHLYVDNAAMQLIRRPADFDVILAGNMFGDIISDEAAQLTGSLGMLPSASVGKKGAIYEPVHGSAPDIAGKGVANPIASILSMAMMLRYSFDMDTAASSIEKAVEAVLNKGYRTSDIYEEGKTRVGTGEMGSLILDEL; encoded by the coding sequence TTGCCTAAAGTCCTAGTGATCCCAGGTGATGGAATTGGAACTGAAGTAACCGAAGTGAGCCTGTCCGTACTTAAGGCCATAAGCGAGAAAAACCAAATTGAATTCACGCTTGACACGGCTCTTCTCGGCGGATGCTGCATAGACGCACACGGGGTCCCCGTAACGGAGGAAACTATAGAGAATGCCAGGCAAAGCGACGCGGTGCTTCTCGGAGCCGTGGGCGGCCCCAAGTGGGAGAATATCGAGCATCATCTTAAACCCGAAAGAGGTCTTCTTGAACTCAGAAAACGCCTTGACGCCTTTGCCAACCTGAGACCCGCAGTTGTCTACTCGGCACTTGCCGACGCGTCAACACTCAAAAGGGAAGTTGTGCAAGGAGTGGACATAATGGTAGTAAGAGAGCTTACGGGCGGAATATACTTCGGACACCCAAGAGGCACAGAAAAGACGGACGGAGGGGAAACAAGAGCCTTTAACACCCTCACATACAGCACATCTGAGATAAAAAGGGTGGCGAGAACAGCTTTTGAAATCGCGAGGAAAAGAAAAAGCAAGGTCACGTCGATAGACAAATCAAACGTTCTTGAGTCAATGGTGCTCTGGAGAGATACGGTAACGGAACTGGGCGACTTTGAGTTCCCCGACGTCACGCTTGAACATCTGTACGTCGATAACGCCGCTATGCAGCTTATAAGAAGGCCCGCGGATTTTGACGTCATACTCGCCGGAAACATGTTCGGCGACATAATAAGCGACGAAGCCGCCCAGCTCACAGGCTCTCTCGGCATGCTTCCCTCGGCAAGCGTGGGAAAAAAGGGAGCAATATACGAACCGGTTCACGGAAGCGCGCCGGATATAGCCGGCAAAGGTGTGGCGAACCCTATAGCGTCCATTCTCTCAATGGCGATGATGCTTCGCTACTCGTTTGACATGGACACGGCCGCCTCTTCCATTGAAAAGGCAGTGGAGGCAGTACTTAACAAAGGCTACCGCACATCCGACATATACGAGGAAGGAAAAACGAGGGTGGGAACCGGGGAAATGGGATCTCTCATACTCGATGAACTGTGA